A section of the Malania oleifera isolate guangnan ecotype guangnan chromosome 2, ASM2987363v1, whole genome shotgun sequence genome encodes:
- the LOC131148599 gene encoding WRKY transcription factor 71-like — MSDENKCSFHYDPNCNLDNQTLFPFLRDNYSSVLMYNDHMAAASPSPVLQNHQGFDPSNYMSFTESLHGSMDYNTLSRALDLSCSSSEVISAIDDDSRKGGSSLGDQSVGNGENPATPLSCVSSSSAEAAVEEDSGNKSKKVMQAKGCESGEEISNKVNKPKKKGEKAQREPRFAFMTKSEIDHLEDGYRWRKYGQKAVKNSPYPRSYYRCTTQKCTVKKRVERSFQDPSVVITTYEGQHNHHCPATLRGNAAGVLSTSLFPSAASTGNSRFTREFLSQMLPTNKNDYQCDPSSSFYYQSLPQQQQQQLQFSDYGLLQDMLPPSSHEQEP; from the exons ATGTCTGACGAAAACAAGTGTTCCTTCCACTATGATCCTAATTGCAACCTTGACAACCAGACTCTCTTTCCCTTTTTACGCGACAATTATTCCTCTGTGTTGATGTATAATGACCATATGGCAGCTGCATCGCCATCACCAGTACTACAAAACCATCAAGGGTTTGATCCATCTAACTACATGAGCTTCACTGAGAGCTTGCATGGATCTATGGACTATAACACCCTCTCAAGAGCCTTGGACCTGTCTTGCTCATCATCTGAAGTAATTTCCGCCATCGACGATGATTCGAGAAAGGGCGGTAGCAGTTTGGGAGATCAGTCGGTGGGCAATGGTGAAAACCCGGCCACGCCGCTTTCCTGCGTGTCTTCTTCTTCTGCGGAGGCAGCGGTTGAGGAAGATTCCGGAAATAAGAGTAAGAAAGTCATGCAGGCAAAAGGTTGTGAAAGTGGAGAGGAAATTTCTAATAAAGT GAACAAACCAAAGAAGAAAGGAGAGAAGGCGCAGAGGGAGCCACGGTTTGCGTTCATGACTAAGAGTGAAATTGATCATCTTGAAGATGGATACAGATGGAGAAAATATGGACAGAAGGCTGTCAAGAATAGTCCTTATCCAAG AAGTTACTATAGATGCACCACGCAAAAGTGCACTGTGAAGAAACGAGTGGAAAGATCATTCCAAGACCCATCGGTAGTGATAACTACATATGAGGGGCAGCACAATCATCACTGTCCAGCAACACTCCGAGGAAACGCTGCGGGAGTGCTATCGACTTCTCTCTTTCCATCGGCGGCATCAACAGGAAATTCCAGATTTACCCGGGAATTTCTAAGCCAAATGCTTCCCACAAATAAAAACGATTACCAATGCGACCCCAGCTCGAGCTTCTACTATCAAAGCCTCcctcagcagcagcagcagcagctccaATTTTCTGATTATGGCTTATTGCAAGATATGCTTCCACCGTCCAGCCATGAGCAGGAGCCGTGA